A genomic region of Chthoniobacterales bacterium contains the following coding sequences:
- a CDS encoding rubrerythrin family protein: MALLCAVAPAKAEVSAQLVKDLNEAFQGESNASNRYAQFARKAEQDGYPEVAKLFRATSASEAIHRDAHKEAILKLGGKVEKFQLEEVKPGSTAENLKAAIKGETYENEKMYPEFIALAKKENARPAMRSLRFAMETEKAHAKLYEAALKNLGKQGKINYYVCQVCGMTVTKLPAEKCSVCREPVDEYEEIL; this comes from the coding sequence ATGGCCCTTCTTTGTGCGGTGGCTCCGGCCAAAGCGGAGGTTTCAGCGCAGCTGGTAAAAGATCTGAACGAAGCCTTTCAAGGCGAATCGAACGCCTCCAATCGTTACGCGCAATTCGCGCGCAAGGCCGAGCAGGACGGTTATCCCGAAGTGGCCAAGTTGTTCCGTGCCACGTCCGCTTCCGAGGCGATTCACCGCGATGCGCACAAGGAGGCCATTTTGAAACTCGGCGGCAAGGTCGAGAAATTTCAACTTGAGGAGGTGAAGCCGGGAAGCACGGCGGAGAATCTCAAGGCTGCGATCAAGGGCGAGACTTACGAGAACGAGAAGATGTATCCGGAGTTCATCGCGCTGGCCAAAAAGGAGAACGCACGTCCGGCCATGCGCAGCTTGCGTTTCGCCATGGAGACCGAGAAAGCCCACGCCAAACTCTACGAGGCGGCCCTGAAAAACTTGGGCAAGCAGGGCAAGATCAACTACTACGTCTGCCAAGTCTGCGGCATGACCGTGACAAAGCTTCCCGCGGAAAAATGCTCGGTCTGCCGCGAACCGGTTGACGAATACGAAGAGATCCTCTGA
- a CDS encoding ROK family protein has translation MSLPDSGAPLDRGFVPAWSWRSAYRGLAEKGGCSIPVTIAIMQPGGCTSVFRTRMLPDNDGNAGVNFHYLERTVKFLLWSRGGSRVHIAGAPATARRIAADYAPEGARAFDAGFLGRKIYLDEFAVTSCDEAALPAETENAGMGGGGLEGCRIGFDLGGSDRKVAAVIDGKVVFSEETPWDPYFQADPAYHEEGIRQSLRRAAEHLPRVDAIGGSAAGVYVDNEPRAGSLFRGVPEELFASRIRPIFKRLAAEWKVPLVVANDGDVTALAAAAMPECKEKHKGVLGLSLGTSLAGGYVGPDGSLRPWLNELAFVPVDYRVESEGAHVDEWSGDAGTGARYHSQQALGQLLAGREFPGGLPFAEKLALLQQAAERGENWVHPVYESLGVYLGFSLAHFAEFYEFSHVLVLGRVTSGPGGEIMMEKARQVLSGHAPDFARALSFLAVDEKFKRHGQAIAAASLPRIESGCV, from the coding sequence ATGTCATTGCCGGATAGCGGGGCGCCGCTTGATCGGGGTTTCGTTCCCGCTTGGTCCTGGCGGAGCGCCTATCGGGGGCTTGCTGAAAAGGGCGGCTGCAGCATTCCGGTGACCATCGCAATCATGCAACCGGGCGGCTGCACAAGCGTTTTCCGGACGCGCATGCTTCCGGACAACGACGGGAATGCGGGGGTCAATTTCCATTATCTCGAGCGCACTGTGAAATTCCTGCTTTGGTCGCGCGGAGGGTCTCGCGTGCACATCGCGGGCGCGCCGGCGACGGCCCGCAGGATTGCGGCGGACTATGCACCCGAAGGAGCCCGCGCCTTCGATGCCGGATTTCTCGGACGCAAAATTTATCTGGATGAGTTCGCGGTGACGTCGTGCGATGAAGCCGCGTTGCCCGCGGAAACTGAAAATGCCGGCATGGGCGGAGGCGGGCTGGAGGGCTGCCGGATCGGTTTCGATCTCGGCGGCAGCGATCGCAAAGTCGCCGCGGTGATCGACGGGAAAGTTGTGTTTTCCGAGGAGACGCCGTGGGACCCTTATTTCCAGGCTGATCCAGCCTATCACGAGGAGGGGATCCGCCAGAGCCTGCGGCGCGCGGCGGAACACCTGCCGCGGGTCGATGCGATCGGCGGAAGCGCGGCCGGCGTGTATGTGGACAACGAGCCGCGCGCGGGCTCGCTTTTTCGCGGTGTTCCCGAGGAGCTTTTCGCCTCGCGGATCCGTCCGATTTTCAAGCGTCTGGCGGCCGAGTGGAAGGTGCCGCTCGTGGTGGCCAATGACGGTGATGTCACCGCGTTGGCCGCGGCGGCAATGCCGGAGTGCAAGGAGAAGCACAAAGGTGTTCTCGGTCTTTCCCTCGGCACCAGTCTTGCGGGCGGCTATGTGGGTCCGGACGGTTCTCTCAGGCCCTGGCTCAACGAACTTGCTTTTGTCCCGGTGGACTATCGCGTGGAGAGCGAGGGTGCGCATGTCGATGAATGGTCCGGCGACGCGGGAACCGGGGCGCGCTACCATTCGCAGCAGGCGCTTGGTCAACTGCTCGCGGGACGGGAATTTCCCGGCGGACTGCCTTTTGCGGAAAAATTGGCGCTGTTGCAACAAGCCGCGGAACGCGGAGAGAATTGGGTCCATCCGGTCTATGAGAGCCTCGGCGTTTATCTCGGTTTCTCGCTGGCTCATTTCGCCGAATTTTATGAGTTCTCGCACGTCCTCGTGCTCGGCCGCGTGACGAGCGGACCGGGAGGGGAGATTATGATGGAAAAAGCCCGCCAAGTGCTGAGCGGTCACGCGCCGGATTTCGCGCGAGCGCTTTCGTTCCTCGCCGTGGACGAGAAGTTCAAGCGTCACGGCCAAGCCATTGCCGCCGCGAGTTTGCCGCGCATCGAGTCCGGCTGCGTATGA
- a CDS encoding PIG-L family deacetylase: protein MKFHRPNADICIPDGKPMPAALERTTHMGIGAHQDDLEFFAAHGILECYGREDLWFTGVTVTDGAGSARTGIYEKLSDAGMIEVRREEQRKAAVIGGYAAMIQLDYPSAMIRNAADNNPVGDLAAILAIARPGVLYLHNPADKHATHVAVLARSLSAVRRLPREQRPRKVYGCEVWRDLDWLPDNRKVALPVGECTNLQAALNGVFDSQISGGKRYDLAVMGRRLAHATFHESHATDKETGVTYAIDLTPLVQDDNLGLGEFTLALVDEFAGEVREALRSAAVAR, encoded by the coding sequence ATGAAATTTCACCGCCCCAACGCCGACATCTGCATTCCCGACGGCAAGCCGATGCCCGCCGCCCTCGAGCGCACGACCCACATGGGAATCGGCGCCCACCAGGATGATCTGGAATTTTTCGCCGCCCACGGGATTCTCGAATGCTACGGGCGCGAGGATCTCTGGTTCACCGGGGTGACCGTGACCGATGGAGCCGGAAGCGCGCGCACGGGGATCTACGAAAAGCTCTCCGATGCCGGAATGATCGAAGTGCGTCGCGAAGAGCAACGCAAAGCGGCTGTGATCGGCGGCTACGCGGCGATGATCCAGCTCGATTATCCCAGCGCCATGATCAGGAACGCTGCCGACAATAACCCGGTGGGCGATTTGGCGGCGATCCTCGCAATAGCGCGGCCCGGCGTGCTTTACCTGCACAACCCCGCGGACAAGCACGCGACGCACGTGGCCGTGCTCGCAAGGTCGCTCTCGGCGGTGCGCCGTCTGCCGCGGGAGCAACGTCCGCGGAAAGTTTACGGCTGCGAAGTCTGGCGCGATCTCGATTGGTTGCCGGACAACCGCAAAGTGGCGCTTCCGGTGGGGGAGTGCACCAACTTGCAGGCCGCGCTCAACGGCGTGTTCGATTCGCAGATCAGCGGGGGCAAGCGCTACGACCTTGCGGTGATGGGCCGCAGGCTGGCCCACGCCACATTCCACGAAAGCCACGCCACGGACAAAGAGACCGGCGTGACATATGCCATCGACCTCACGCCTCTGGTGCAGGACGACAACCTCGGGCTCGGCGAGTTCACGCTCGCGTTGGTTGATGAGTTTGCCGGCGAAGTCCGGGAGGCCTTGCGGTCAGCCGCAGTGGCGCGTTAG
- the nagB gene encoding glucosamine-6-phosphate deaminase, with the protein MLRVGQTEQEQFEKIPVRVFERAETACASVASDIAALIRSKAAAGENAVLGLATGSTPVGLYRELIRLHREEGLSFTNVTTFNLDEYYGLGRSHPESYWRFMHDQLFDHIDIPASQVNIPDGTVARQDVFAHCRSYEEAIVRAGGIDLQILGIGRTGHIGFNEPGSGADSRTRLVTLDTMTRRDAARDFLGEENVPRHAITMGVGTILEARKLVLLAWGEAKADVVARAVEEVACAELPASFLQSHPDCRFFVDNAAAKKLARFDEPWRVGVVDWNASLRRKAVVWLTARVGKPILKLVDEDYAKHSLSDLITGHGPAYDLNVAVFNEAQHSITGWPGGKPGADDSTRPERAEPAVKRVLVLGPEPLDVERSMGGTLHRLIDQGHEVTLAYMTSGNLAVPDPLVRLAVDLAQGMAGDGSASEAMVCTVREQLSAKKEFDIDSPEIRRVKSLIRRGESLAAAETLGLARERVRFLNLPFYESGRYRQFLPGSADEEVLASLIEKLRPHQIFASGVDSAPGSVAAVCFEVLRCAWRRLSGAKWMEHCRLWIYPEIDRAWPLHDIDMAVPLSPVEMKNKLEAVYQHQSQRSQTPSSNEAWQETGTLDRATAAAFDRLGLAEYEAMETFRRMDAILRP; encoded by the coding sequence ATGTTGCGAGTCGGACAAACGGAGCAGGAGCAATTCGAGAAGATTCCGGTGCGGGTCTTCGAGCGCGCCGAGACGGCATGCGCTTCGGTGGCTTCCGACATCGCCGCGCTGATCCGCTCCAAAGCAGCCGCCGGAGAGAACGCCGTCCTGGGTCTGGCGACCGGTTCGACTCCGGTGGGACTTTACCGGGAGTTGATCCGTCTGCACCGCGAAGAGGGGCTCTCGTTTACCAACGTCACGACCTTCAACCTGGATGAATACTACGGCCTGGGGCGATCGCATCCGGAGAGCTACTGGCGCTTCATGCACGATCAGCTGTTCGATCACATCGACATTCCCGCATCGCAGGTGAACATCCCGGACGGCACCGTTGCGCGTCAGGACGTCTTCGCGCATTGCCGCTCCTACGAGGAGGCGATTGTGCGGGCGGGCGGTATCGACCTGCAGATTCTCGGCATCGGGCGCACCGGCCACATCGGATTCAACGAGCCCGGTTCGGGTGCCGACTCGCGCACGCGCCTGGTCACGCTCGACACGATGACGCGCCGCGATGCCGCGCGCGATTTTCTCGGCGAGGAGAATGTCCCGCGCCATGCGATCACGATGGGGGTGGGAACAATCCTCGAGGCCCGCAAGCTCGTGCTTCTGGCGTGGGGCGAGGCCAAGGCGGATGTGGTGGCCCGGGCCGTCGAGGAGGTTGCCTGCGCCGAGTTGCCGGCTTCGTTTCTCCAGTCTCACCCCGACTGTCGTTTCTTCGTGGACAATGCGGCGGCCAAGAAACTCGCGCGCTTCGACGAGCCGTGGCGCGTCGGTGTTGTCGATTGGAATGCGTCCTTGCGCCGCAAAGCCGTCGTCTGGCTCACCGCGCGGGTGGGCAAACCCATCCTCAAGCTGGTGGACGAGGATTACGCCAAGCACAGTTTGTCGGATCTCATCACCGGCCACGGTCCCGCCTACGATCTGAACGTCGCTGTTTTCAACGAGGCGCAACACAGCATAACCGGCTGGCCCGGGGGCAAGCCGGGGGCGGATGACAGCACGAGGCCGGAGAGGGCGGAGCCCGCGGTGAAGCGCGTTCTGGTGCTCGGTCCGGAGCCCTTGGACGTGGAGCGATCGATGGGTGGAACGCTGCACCGGCTCATCGACCAAGGTCACGAAGTGACGTTGGCTTACATGACATCGGGGAATCTCGCGGTGCCCGATCCGCTGGTTCGCTTGGCCGTCGATCTGGCGCAAGGCATGGCCGGGGACGGCTCCGCTTCCGAGGCGATGGTCTGCACGGTGCGCGAGCAGTTGTCGGCAAAAAAGGAATTCGACATCGACAGTCCAGAAATCCGGCGAGTGAAGTCGCTCATCCGCCGCGGCGAATCGCTGGCGGCCGCGGAAACGCTCGGTCTGGCAAGGGAGCGTGTGCGTTTTCTCAATCTTCCCTTTTACGAGTCCGGGCGTTACCGCCAGTTCCTTCCCGGATCGGCCGACGAGGAGGTGCTTGCTTCCTTGATCGAGAAACTGCGCCCCCACCAAATTTTCGCATCCGGTGTCGATTCCGCTCCGGGAAGTGTGGCGGCGGTGTGTTTCGAGGTGCTGCGTTGCGCTTGGCGCAGATTGTCCGGAGCCAAATGGATGGAGCACTGCAGGCTTTGGATTTATCCGGAGATCGACCGTGCATGGCCGCTGCACGACATCGACATGGCGGTGCCGCTCAGTCCGGTCGAAATGAAGAACAAGCTCGAAGCGGTTTACCAGCACCAGAGCCAGCGCAGCCAGACGCCGTCGTCCAACGAGGCATGGCAAGAGACGGGAACACTCGATCGTGCGACGGCGGCGGCCTTCGACCGTCTGGGGTTGGCCGAATACGAGGCCATGGAGACTTTCCGCCGGATGGACGCGATACTCCGACCATGA
- a CDS encoding helix-turn-helix domain-containing protein: MSEATEAHAVSARSKTRTGIFSNCSCSVCPTRNIFKFEHSRFSIHFALLSVFLTLSVENTAISTVNSLRKLAAGLREPTDYFAGTGGDPWCWPLNLLAFVRRTRRDLQRRTFESRLHTRYVLVVNLHTAGTLNLDSTAYRLMPGQAHLIFPHQLHTYHDLDRDDILWLFITFELPDATPLRSLRHATVTPDVETRKLLEDFTAAYRSRKTMPHQLQIILSGILLRLVRSADRGSSHKSPRTSANGKFLEAVHSHHANCLPAALSVGQLASAMKTSESRLRTRFRETYGLSLGQYLRNLRLQDAVAMMRHSQESLTDIAISCGFSSSAAFSRAFKHWSGTTPREFRHGVAASAHENAGGNKHQRTRSSQRSAPSSCA, translated from the coding sequence ATGTCGGAAGCCACCGAAGCGCATGCCGTCTCGGCGCGCTCGAAGACCCGCACCGGAATCTTCTCGAATTGCTCCTGCTCCGTTTGTCCGACTCGCAACATTTTCAAATTCGAACACAGTCGGTTCAGCATACACTTTGCACTTTTATCTGTTTTCTTGACACTTTCGGTTGAAAATACGGCAATTTCAACGGTGAATTCTCTCCGCAAGCTGGCCGCGGGACTGCGCGAGCCAACGGATTATTTTGCAGGCACAGGCGGCGATCCTTGGTGCTGGCCGCTCAACCTGTTGGCATTCGTGCGCCGGACGCGCCGGGATCTGCAACGGCGCACTTTCGAAAGCCGGTTGCACACACGCTACGTCCTCGTGGTCAATCTCCACACAGCCGGCACCCTCAATCTCGACAGCACGGCCTACCGCTTGATGCCGGGCCAGGCCCATCTGATCTTCCCGCACCAATTGCACACCTACCACGACCTGGATCGCGATGACATCCTCTGGCTGTTCATCACTTTCGAACTCCCCGATGCCACTCCGTTGCGCTCGCTCCGCCACGCGACGGTCACCCCGGACGTGGAGACGCGGAAGCTGTTGGAGGATTTCACTGCCGCTTACCGATCGAGGAAAACCATGCCGCACCAATTGCAAATCATCCTCTCCGGAATCCTCCTCCGTTTGGTCCGGTCTGCCGACCGGGGAAGTTCGCACAAAAGTCCGAGAACCAGCGCGAACGGCAAATTTCTCGAAGCGGTTCACAGTCATCACGCGAATTGCCTTCCTGCGGCACTTTCCGTGGGACAATTGGCATCCGCAATGAAGACGAGCGAAAGCCGTCTGCGGACGCGGTTTCGCGAGACCTACGGATTGAGCCTCGGCCAATATCTCCGCAACCTGCGCTTGCAGGACGCTGTTGCCATGATGCGGCATTCACAAGAAAGCCTCACCGATATCGCCATCTCCTGCGGCTTCAGCTCCTCAGCCGCTTTCAGTCGCGCTTTCAAACATTGGTCCGGCACAACCCCGCGGGAGTTCCGCCACGGGGTTGCCGCGAGTGCCCATGAAAACGCCGGGGGCAACAAGCACCAGCGCACGCGATCCTCGCAACGCTCGGCGCCTTCCTCCTGCGCATAA
- a CDS encoding peroxiredoxin: MKYFLTISIVLSFLGLRSPALALAVGDDAPSVSAKDQNGATLNLADLYVQGPVLVYFYPKADTPGCTAQACSLRDDFPRFTGEGVKIVGVSCDTVEAQKKFADKYNLPFPLLADTEQTVAKAFGVPLLPVLGVPQRQSFIIRDGKIAWIARSAKTGEHAAEVQAALKELGLAE; the protein is encoded by the coding sequence ATGAAATACTTCCTTACAATATCGATCGTGCTCTCTTTCCTCGGCTTGCGCAGTCCGGCCCTCGCACTCGCGGTGGGCGATGACGCTCCGAGCGTGTCGGCCAAGGACCAAAACGGTGCGACGCTCAACTTGGCGGACCTCTACGTCCAAGGTCCGGTGCTGGTCTATTTTTACCCGAAGGCCGACACCCCCGGTTGCACCGCCCAGGCATGCTCGCTGCGCGATGATTTTCCGCGCTTCACGGGCGAGGGCGTGAAAATTGTCGGCGTGAGCTGCGACACGGTGGAGGCGCAGAAAAAATTCGCGGACAAATACAATCTGCCCTTCCCCCTGCTCGCCGACACGGAGCAGACGGTGGCTAAGGCTTTCGGTGTTCCGCTGCTCCCCGTTCTCGGCGTGCCGCAACGGCAGTCGTTCATCATCCGCGACGGAAAGATTGCTTGGATCGCGCGCAGCGCGAAGACCGGCGAGCACGCCGCGGAGGTCCAGGCCGCGTTGAAGGAACTCGGACTGGCGGAATAG